DNA from Electrophorus electricus isolate fEleEle1 chromosome 5, fEleEle1.pri, whole genome shotgun sequence:
CACTGAACCCTTTGTCTGATAGCCTTGACTTTCACAAGCTGCAGCTTGGAGGTAAGAGACAGTAAATCTTATATGCACCGAGTTTCAAACGACATCGTATAAAGGCTCATATCTGGGTACACATATGCCCAAATTTACCGTAAAGCACTGCAAACGTCAAATCCCATGCAATCCCATGAGTGTAAAGTATTAAAGTTTTAGTAGCAATTAAGTAAAACGATACCTCAGAATCTTTACTTGCCAGGCCAATGCGAAAGTTAAGACAGAGATCTGTGACAAACAGGAAGTCATTGACCACGGTGAATGCAATCCAGGCAGGACTATAATAAACATCCTCTGCGAAAAAGCTCACACTGAGAGGTATTACAACCATATTGACCAACGTTATTAGAAGCATGGCTATTAGCCAGTAGTTCCTGATGGAAGAGAACAAAAGAAGAGAACTATCTAGCCTTAgcgaaaacaaaataaagaatagTGTTAAACTATCTAGCTACACGCACcttatgtgtatttttaaaaatatcttagcctaaattaaatgatgcataACGTTACGGATAACTAGGCATATCAAACGCTACAGAGGTTAGACAGCTAGCTACCCACAATGTAGACTTCCAACTTTACCTGAATCTGCAGTAAGGGTGAATAATCCACGTTTTTTGCTCAGACGCTCTGATCCTTTCCCTTTTTACGGCTTCGACACTTCTAAAATAAGAAAGTGTTGCCCTATTCACTGAGGGCAAAAACATGATTATCAGCCTGTCGCGTcgtttcccttctctctccaaCGGTCGACCTGAACGGTTCTGATGAGGACTTCTTCCAATGTTCTACATTTAGAACGGCGatcactggcaaaaaaaaaagccgcgGTACAAGCATCAGTATCGAAACTGCATTTCCCTTTTTAATGAGCAAAATTAACATTTACTTTTAAGTGCATACTTTTTTCTGTGTTCTTGTAATTTATCAAAGAAAAGAACATCTCAGAAACGTTAGGCATATCCATCACCAAACTTGTTTTTGGacaattgtaattgtttttatttttaatgtggaAAATTCTTAATGAAGAAAAGTtggtataaaaataattttttaaaaaaattgctgAAAATATTATTGAATTAATTAATCaaacaattaatttaataagTTTCCAACTCAAGGACCCAAGTTTAATAAACCCTGCTCTTCTGACCGACCCCTGGTAATTACACTCATATAGCCACTTTATAAAGTACAATTTATAAAGCagcttttaataaatgtataagcATACGATTACAGTCTGTAGCCCCTCTGGTTGCATGTACAGTTGATCAGTAGTAGGAAAGCATACGATATATGTAGATAGAAGCTCAGTTTTTGATCTATACTGTGCGGCTAAAAGTATGTGAACATCTAACCGTCACTCTTACACAGGCATTGTGGACATCAAATCCCAAAagcattattatacatttttatgtagtGTTCCAATTCACCCCAAAGATGTTCAGGGCTCTGTGTAGGCCACAGGAGTTTCTAACTCATCAAgacatgtctttatggacctcgCTCTGTGCACAGGAGCAGTATCATGCTGGAACAAGAAAGAGTCTTCCCCAAACTTTTGCCACAAACATGGAAGAATATTGCCCACAATGTCAAACTTTATTGTTACCACTATGCACTTTGGTAGATATTCCCCTGGCATACACCAAACCAAACCCATATTTGTCCATCATATTGCCAGAGAGTGAAGTGTGATTTATCACTCCAAAGAATGTTTCTACAGTTCCAGATTCCGGTGGCAACATGCTATACATCCCTCCAGCCAATAGGCACTGAGTGATTATAGGCTTGGCCATGGCTCCTGATGCAGTTCTTGTGCTCACATTGCTCCCAGAGGCATTTTGAAATAGTGTAATGAGTGACACAACAGAGAATATGCGATTTTTATGTGCTATGCACTACAGCAGTCAGTGGACCTGCTCTGTGAGTTTGCATGGTGCATcacttcatggctgagctgTTATTGTTCCTAGATGCTTCCATTTTACAACAGCACCTGACCTTGTCTTTATGACCCATTCTActacaaatgtttttctatAGGGACTGAATGTCTATGCGTTTGATATTCTACGCCTGTTAGCATGGGGGTGGAAACACCTTAACTTAATAATTACGAGACGTGTTCACATACCTTTGGAAATAAAGATTATCATTacatcacatttagcagcttGTATACATTACTACTTAATGATAAATATACACTAGTTACAATTCCTTCAGAGAACATGAGCACAGACCAGCTGAGCATAGTGGTCTGGGCGATATCTCTGAAGAAATACATGCATTTTCCCCTGAATCTTCTCACCAGCAAGACCTatggaaataaagagaaaaaagtacagataaaagtagaaaagaatttttttttctttcatttagtGGTCATGGCAACTAACCAGATGTGAATAATCACAgctgtaatattatttatagtTATCTCTTCTAAACTAAACTAATCTGAAATGTATGCAAACACATTGGTAAAGGAAACAGAAGTTGCCATGGACCACAATCACTCATTCCCAATCACTATTTGTGTGTATCCTGTTAATACATAGGCGTACGTGAGCTAACCGCTCCATCAGTCTCAGAGGGACTCGGGCTGAATTCAATTTGGCTCTTTATTAAATTGAcatttctgagttttttttattgattggATATCCATAAAGTTAGATTCTAGCTAATTATTCAAATACTATTTCTGCATACATACCATATGGTGAAGTACACCTTCACTACATGTTTTCTCTCTACACATAcagttctctttctccctctcatacacacacacacacacacacacacaccccttagatccacacacacacacacacacacacacacacacacacacacacacacacacacacacacacacacacaccttagatCCATTGAGGCAGAGACATAATGCAATACCCATGATACTGAGGTTGAATGGCCTACACACTCCAAACACTTACCTAATTTCTCAGCTGTCATTTCAATCCTCTGCATTGCAGACTGCATGTTGCCTCCTTCTGAAACTAGAACTTCAATCTCCCCCACACAGTAGCCAAAATCAGCTTGATCCAGATCAACTCGTACTCTGCCCTCCTCTCCATCATCCAGTACATAAGAACATCGTGTGGTGGTGTATTCCGCAAAGCACTGCAGCTTTAATTCCTTCAGCCACATTTCTTCCTTGCTGTCACTGTTAAGTTGGTTCATCTGTGATGAGTCTAATATGTCTTCAACAGCTCCTGGGCAGTTTTCTATTATCCCCATAATTTCAGCTTTAATGTGAGCTAGATCCATGACCTCTCTGTAATTAGTGCACATTGCTTCTGCTCTTTGCTCTGGTTCTGTAAGTGAGGATGCAGGGCATTTTAGCTCCCAATGGCCCTCTCGCTTGCGCAGCCAGAAATCTCTCAGTGTTAAGGTGAAGTCTTCCAAGTCAAAATACTGGTCTTTGAATTGGCATTGACCAATACAAACAGCTGGAAGGAAAGAACAGCTTTAAGAAACATGATCATTTTCAGCCTGGTTACTGGATACGATGTCATAAGCACAACAGCAAAGAGTATATTAACAAAATCTGACATTGTAAAGTTACAGTTAGGGGTGTAACGAAGACTAAAGGCAGCCACCCTCCAcgggactcaaacccagggaTGAGAGGAGATAAACGTGAGGTCTAACCACTAGACCCAAGTACCAGCTTGctgacacagcagccagagcacccatttaaccttccaaAGTGaaggtctccatcacaccattaTCCCCTTCAGAAGTGACGGCCCACGCCACAATGCCTTCGCCTCCGGATAGTGCCCCTGCGCATGACACTGTCCTCGTGTCCTTCTGCACACAactgccctttccatcagggcTACACCCATGCCCCTCATCAGgggtcctcacactgggcttcaccatcccctcacagcatCACAGGTGGATTCATCAACCCAGAGCACACTCCCAATGGCCTTGCTGCCATCCCTCTCCTGACACCATGCGTAACGAAGGCTGAAGGCATCCAGCCTACCCAcgactcaaacccaggtctgacaggaggtaaacatgatctctgaccactggaccatagagccagctccctggcacagcagccagagcacccatttagaTAACCTTCCTAAATGACGGTCTCCATCGCAAGGGGTCCTAGAAGAAAACTGCTAATACCACTGCATTAccaaaatgaactaaataaTAAAGGGAGTTGATCAGGACTAAAGTCAAACAGaatatacatttcatttgcaaCTGCATAATGCTCTTTGACACTGGCATT
Protein-coding regions in this window:
- the thtpa gene encoding thiamine-triphosphatase isoform X3, with the translated sequence MPVEVERKFVCDSDIQGKLKKIGAVCIGQCQFKDQYFDLEDFTLTLRDFWLRKREGHWELKCPASSLTEPEQRAEAMCTNYREVMDLAHIKAEIMGIIENCPGAVEDILDSSQMNQLNSDSKEEMWLKELKLQCFAEYTTTRCSYVLDDGEEGRVRVDLDQADFGYCVGEIEVLVSEGGNMQSAMQRIEMTAEKLGLAGEKIQGKMHVFLQRYRPDHYAQL
- the thtpa gene encoding thiamine-triphosphatase isoform X2, which encodes MPIVIGLRRVNHISTAYHLSFEAVCIGQCQFKDQYFDLEDFTLTLRDFWLRKREGHWELKCPASSLTEPEQRAEAMCTNYREVMDLAHIKAEIMGIIENCPGAVEDILDSSQMNQLNSDSKEEMWLKELKLQCFAEYTTTRCSYVLDDGEEGRVRVDLDQADFGYCVGEIEVLVSEGGNMQSAMQRIEMTAEKLGLAGEKIQGKMHVFLQRYRPDHYAQLVCAHVL
- the thtpa gene encoding thiamine-triphosphatase isoform X1, with translation MPVEVERKFVCDSDIQGKLKKIGAVCIGQCQFKDQYFDLEDFTLTLRDFWLRKREGHWELKCPASSLTEPEQRAEAMCTNYREVMDLAHIKAEIMGIIENCPGAVEDILDSSQMNQLNSDSKEEMWLKELKLQCFAEYTTTRCSYVLDDGEEGRVRVDLDQADFGYCVGEIEVLVSEGGNMQSAMQRIEMTAEKLGLAGEKIQGKMHVFLQRYRPDHYAQLVCAHVL